Sequence from the Fusarium oxysporum Fo47 chromosome VI, complete sequence genome:
TCCGGCGCTGAcgacaagaagcttcagcTCGCCCTTAAGAAGCTGAACACTCAGCCCATCCAGGCTATTGAGGAGGTCAACATGTTCAAGCAGGACGGAAACGTCATTCACTTCGCTGCTCCCAAGGGTTAGTCATCCTATTCTGACATGGTTCGTGGGGTTGGGTTTTATTGACATTCTCTTTCCACTCCAACAGTTCACGCTGCTGTTCCTTCCAACACCTTTGCCATCTATGGTAACGGTGAGGACAAGGAGCTCACCGAGCTTGTCCCCGGTATCCTTAACCAGCTCGGCCCCGACTCCCTTGCTTCTCTGCGCAAGCTCGCCGAGAGCTACCAGAACctccagaaggagaagggggaggacgatgacgagatcCCCGACTTGGTCGAGGGCGAGAACTTCGAGAACGAGCCCAAGGTCGAGTAAAGTTACTCTACACAGTCAAGGGCGAAGGGGTAGTGAAATCGTAGGTCTGTTCGGCCAAGAGGCTGGCTAGTTTCTCCTACGAGGCGGGTTTTATGTTTCCCCCCTTTTGGGCAGTCGTAACAGTCACTCCCCCGCTCTCTATGTTGTGTAGCAGAGGAGTAGGTATGGGTACGCAAAAGGTCACAGCTTGGGAATGTCATGGTGGAATGGCGACCTTATGCTGGCTGAGGTTGATTGATCTGTACGAACAAACAAAATACGACTTACATCGGGAGAAATACCAATCTCTAATGATGTCAATGATTGCTACGTTTTTCTAGTTGGAAATCTGACCCTCCGTCATTTCTGATCCACCCTGACAGTGCCATCTCACGGGCCTCGTCCTTAACTTGCCGTCGGTGAGCCATCAACTGTCCTTGTTTCAAGTGGCGATACGTCTCACCACCAGGACAAATTGCTGTGGAAGAGGAAGCGCCACCTATTCTACTAGCAAGATCGTTTGCTGCCTCCCACATACAACGCTTGGAAACTTGACTTGCTCCGTCTGTCTTGAAAGCCTTCCGACCTTGAATAACTCCCCCAATGATGTTCTCTTCGAAACCTGATCGTGACCATGTTGCTGCTAGGTTGCTCGCCGAAATCTTGTCAGCTCTCGTCTGTACAGACCGTTTCGAAAACTCGAATTCCAGGCCCGTCGTCGCAACTGAGAACTCCCTGAATGAATAGCCTCCCAGCCACTTTTTACCAGCCATGAGGTTCATCCTGCCTTCTGCTGAAAAGGCACGTCGACATGCAAGATCAGAGTATTGGGATCTTGGCAAGATGATGCTACTAATGTATGCGTTGGTAGGATCGATGAATATTGATGTGATGGCTGAGAGAAGTGAAGCGCATTGTTTCAACGCAAGTTTGTCAGAGCAAGACTTGGATAATGTTGGAGGCGCATCTCCTCGAGCAGGCTTTCGTCGAACAATTCCAGTCCTAGAGAAGCAAGCCCTTCCTAGTAAAGAGATTTGTGCATCACCTCCAGGCTTTGCATCTGCAGGAGTTGGGGTTTCCCATGCTGAATCATCTTCCTGGGAAGCCATTGTGAGCTCCATACTAGCATCACCGCCTGCTTGTTCAGTAAAAGTAGTGTTTTCGTTTGAAATTACTTACATGGTGCTTCTGAGCAATACATGTGCAGCTTGACGCCATCTTTGATTTCGAATAACTGCAAAGGAGTGCCATTAAGATTTGAAGTGCTCATCTTCCTCTGAATGATACTCGACTCGTCATCTTTCTCGAGGATATTCTCGCATTCATCAAGCAAGAAACGGTTAAAAGTTCGCATAGCCAGGACCTCCGCATGCCAGTCATGGATGCCCACGCCATTGGATTGTGATATTTTTGACGCCGGTAGGCATTTCATGCCAGTTCTACGATAAAAAGTTTTAGGATACGCAGACAAGGAAATAGGAATCGAATGCGCTTACGCCAGGGCTAGACATGTTAGAATGCCATCTTTCTCAGCAACGATGCCACTCAGCGGAACCCATTCATGAACGCCATTGTCACGAACAGCAGGTTTTCGCTTCGAAGGTAATTTGTAGAATTGTTGCAGTACTGCTTGTGCCACCAGATCCGCCTGGGACGTCATCTAGCCATATCCAGTCTATCCAAAAGGCTGATACAAAAACCACGGGCCAAGACTGAAGACTCAAGACTTTTTGTCGTGTCTCAGTATAATGGTGGTGTAAGTCGCGAGGCTCATGATAGGGAACCCAAGGTGTTTACATAAGTAACCAATGATTCTCCGGTCCCGTCAGGGTGGGTGCGCACCTGCACGTGATGGCTTTTCACCCCCCACCAAACTAAGCATCGCGCCTGCCCTAGATTAGTCAGTTTGCACACAATTCGAGAAATTGACTGCAGTCACGACCCTCAACTTTCCATTTGCCATTGCCAATCCACGGTCAACTTCACAACACCTTGTCGCCTTCAACGCACAACCAGCGACAAGATGCGAACCTACGAGGACACCTTCTCCGGCGCGAGAATCTACCCTGGCAAGGTACGCTCTTTTAGCCATTATCCCCATCCGTCTCGTTGATGCGATCCGGTCGATTATCGAAATGCGAAACTCCCTGGTCGCTGGAGGgggatgatggcgatgacgGATCGCAGGACGAGCACTCGGTGTGATTTAAATCAGGACATCAAAAGGCTAACGGGTATCGCTTCACAGGGTAAGCTCTACGTCCGTGGCGACAGCAAGATCTTCCGATTCCAGAACGGCAAGTCGGAGTCTCTCTTCCTGCAAAGGAAGAACCCCCGCCGTATCGCATGGACCGTCCTCTACCGCCGACAGCACCGCAAGGGTATCTCTGAGGTATGAATCTACCAAACTTGAGCAGCATTCACAGCAGCAATCACTGCTGGTGTGTTGTCGATTGTCACCATTCAACGGAGCTGACATATTCTATAGGAGGTTGCTAAGAAGCGAACCCGCCGCACCGTGAAGTCCCAGCGAGGCATCGTTGGTGCTTCTCTCGACgtgatcaaggagaagcgcAACATCCGACCCGAGGCCCGTTCCGCTGCCCGAGCCCAGGCCATCAAGGAGagcaaggagaagaagcaggccgacgctgctgccaagaagtCCGAGAAGGCTAAGCTCGCTGCCCAGGCCTCCAAGGGCCAGGCTGTCCGACAAGTCAGCAAGCAGGGTGCCAAGGGCTCTGCCCCCAAGGTTCAGGCCAAGACCCGTTAAGTTAGGAATGGACTTTGAGGGAGGATGAAAATGGGAGAGTGGAGTCCGTGGTTCTTGTGTCTTTGTCCGGCCGGTTCTTCTACAATCTCGGGTGCATGGATTGCCAATAGGGTGCATTGATAGCTGAGCAATGCAAAATGGTCAAACAAAAACCGCATCTTTTTTGTGCCGTGATGAACACGGGCTGTACAATCGTATGGTGGCTAGGTAAACAAGTCATGGTGTCGATCAGGGTATTAGCAACATGTTTTGGTAGATTTAACGACAAAATGCCTTATGATACGAGAACAGGCTTCGCAAAAAAAAAACGTTTCAGACCAAGGCCATTTTCGGATGCTTCGAAGTGAACGCGTGTCGATCTATCATCATCCTTCATGTTTCATGTCTATATTCTATTCCTTTGGTGGATTGCAATGCAACTTCAATTACAGCTGGGCCAGTACACCCAGGGCACCGGACTTCTCGATGCTCCCAGGCTCCTCATCCCTTGCAGCGTACACGACCTTGCCTTGGTCGACAATAATCGCAAAGCGTCCAGTTCGCTCACCGATATTCCAGCCGATGGTTTGGGAGAACTTAGCATCCTTGTCGGACATGAAGAGCTGGTCAAGTTAATCTTGTGATGCTGGCTTGTTGAATTAAAGAGAAACTCACGATCTTGTCGTCGGTAATACCGTTGGCCTTGGCCCAGCCGCTCATGACAAAGGGGTCATTGACAGCAATGACAATGACCTGATCAACGCCCTTGGCCTTAATCTTGTCGACGTGTTCCAAGTAGGAAGGAATGTGAGAGCCGGAGCAAGTAGGTGTGAAAGCACCTGGGATAGAGACAAGAACgaccttcttgttcttgaattCTGTATTGAGCGACGTCAGTAAGATAT
This genomic interval carries:
- a CDS encoding NAC domain-containing protein, coding for MSSAEVQERLKKLGLSARTGGKGTPRRKVKRAPARSGADDKKLQLALKKLNTQPIQAIEEVNMFKQDGNVIHFAAPKVHAAVPSNTFAIYGNGEDKELTELVPGILNQLGPDSLASLRKLAESYQNLQKEKGEDDDEIPDLVEGENFENEPKVE
- a CDS encoding tRNA-specific adenosine deaminase, with amino-acid sequence MTSQADLVAQAVLQQFYKLPSKRKPAVRDNGVHEWVPLSGIVAEKDGILTCLALATGMKCLPASKISQSNGVGIHDWHAEVLAMRTFNRFLLDECENILEKDDESSIIQRKMSTSNLNGTPLQLFEIKDGVKLHMYCSEAPCGDASMELTMASQEDDSAWETPTPADAKPGGDAQISLLGRACFSRTGIVRRKPARGDAPPTLSKSCSDKLALKQCASLLSAITSIFIDPTNAYISSIILPRSQYSDLACRRAFSAEGRMNLMAGKKWLGGYSFREFSVATTGLEFEFSKRSVQTRADKISASNLAATWSRSGFEENIIGGVIQGRKAFKTDGASQVSKRCMWEAANDLASRIGGASSSTAICPGGETYRHLKQGQLMAHRRQVKDEAREMALSGWIRNDGGSDFQLEKRSNH
- a CDS encoding ribosomal protein L24e-domain-containing protein gives rise to the protein MRTYEDTFSGARIYPGKGKLYVRGDSKIFRFQNGKSESLFLQRKNPRRIAWTVLYRRQHRKGISEEVAKKRTRRTVKSQRGIVGASLDVIKEKRNIRPEARSAARAQAIKESKEKKQADAAAKKSEKAKLAAQASKGQAVRQVSKQGAKGSAPKVQAKTR
- a CDS encoding Redoxin, which translates into the protein MSELKAGDSFPEGVWFSYIPPSPETSEFTTCGTPVPFNASQEFKNKKVVLVSIPGAFTPTCSGSHIPSYLEHVDKIKAKGVDQVIVIAVNDPFVMSGWAKANGITDDKILFMSDKDAKFSQTIGWNIGERTGRFAIIVDQGKVVYAARDEEPGSIEKSGALGVLAQL